The nucleotide sequence AGAACCGGTAGGCTTTACCGAGCAGGAACCCTTTCTAAATATGGTAGTCCATGTCCGGACAAAACTTCCGGCACTGGAATTATTGGAAGTCTGCCAGGAAGTGGAACAAAAACTTCAGCGCAAGCGGATCGTGCGGTGGGGGCCGCGGACAATTGACCTTGACATTTTATTGTATAATCAAGACAATATGGAATCAGAGCGGCTCATCGTTCCGCACCCTCGGATGCACGAACGGGCTTTTGTTCTGATTCCTTTATTAGAAGTGAATCCGTCATTAGCGACCAATCCTCCGAATCCGGAAGGTGTCCAGCTATGGAAAACTTACGAAGGTGTCGATGCATTTCTGCGGTAGAACTGGCAGAACGTTAAGCTTTGAGCAGTAGGGTTTAAT is from Planococcus liqunii and encodes:
- the folK gene encoding 2-amino-4-hydroxy-6-hydroxymethyldihydropteridine diphosphokinase; its protein translation is MNESYLSLGSNMGDRLDMLKQAVRMLAEHPSIDVAAISSLYETEPVGFTEQEPFLNMVVHVRTKLPALELLEVCQEVEQKLQRKRIVRWGPRTIDLDILLYNQDNMESERLIVPHPRMHERAFVLIPLLEVNPSLATNPPNPEGVQLWKTYEGVDAFLR